GATATCCGCAGCCTGCCGAGCCAGCGCCACAGCGACCTGATCGCGCAGATCGAGCGGCTCATGTCCGAGCTGTGCGGCGAGTTCCCCGGCTATCGCTACGCGCTTGAGCTGATCGACGACCGGCCGGCCACCGAGATCGCCAGCGATCACCCGCTGGTGCAAGCAGTGGCCGGCGCACACCGGCGCGTCTACACTGCCGAGCCAGCGTATGGCGGCGTGCCCGGCGCCACCGACGGCGTGATCCTCGCGCGCGACCGGCACATCCCGGTGGTGGTGTACGGCCCCGGCGATAAGCGCATCCCGCACCAGCCAGACGAATTCGTCGATCTCGATGAGGTGGTGCGCGCCGCGCAGGTGTATGTGGTCGCCGCGCTGACATTCTTCGCAGGCCGGCAGGCGGCAGACGGCAGATAGCAGGCCGGCAGGCGGCAGTGAGACGCTGTGCTACCAGTTTGTCGACCTCGACGAGGTGGTGCGGGCCGCAGCGATTAGATTGATGTTGCACATTTCCAGCCCGTTGCAGCGGGCGTCGCTCGGTGGCGCGGTGGCTTTAGCCCCGCGCGACTCGCGGGCGCCAGATAAACACCCCGTGTTTGACTACAACACAATCATAGGCATTGTGTGCCGCGTTTCGCGCAAAGCGCGGCGTCTTGACGCCATCCGGCGCTGTGCGCACAGCACAGATAGCCTACCAAGAATGAGAGCAACCCAATGGCACTACCGAAAGTCACCATCCCTGCGCTTCAGGCCCGTAAGGGACTCCAGAAGTTCACCATGCTCACGGCCTACGATGTACCGATCGCGCGCGTGGTCGATGAAGCCGGGATCGATGTGATCCTGGTCGGCGATTCGCTCGGTGCGGTCATGCTCGGCTACGGCGGCACTGCCCCGGTGACGATGGACGAGATGATCCATCACGCCAAGGCGGTTAGCCGCATCGCGCGCCGGGCCTTGCTGGTCGGCGATATGCCGTTTATGTCGTACCAGGCCGACACGGCCGAGGCCATCCGCAACGCCGGCCGGCATATCAAAGAGGCCGGTATGGACTGCGTCAAGCTCGAGGGTACGGCCAAGCAGGCCCCGATCGCACGCGCGATCGTTGATGCCGGTATTGCCGTGATTGGCCACATCGGCCTGACGCTACAGACCGCCGCCAGCCTGGGTGGCGTGGCCGTGCAGGGCGGCGATAGCGTCGAGGCGGCCCGGCGCATCCTCGACGACGCGCTGGCGATGGAGGCGGCTGGCTGCTGGGCCGTGCTGATGGAGGCGGTGCCGGCCGAGCTGGGCGCGCTGATTACCCGGCGGCTGAAGGTGCCGACGATTGGCATCGGCGCCGGGCCGGCCTGCGATGGCCAGGTGCTGCTGACCCACGAGATGCTCGGGCTGTTCCCCGGCCTGGGCCTGCCCTGGGGCAATCGCTACCTCGACGCCGGCACGCTC
The sequence above is drawn from the Candidatus Kouleothrix ribensis genome and encodes:
- the panB gene encoding 3-methyl-2-oxobutanoate hydroxymethyltransferase — translated: MALPKVTIPALQARKGLQKFTMLTAYDVPIARVVDEAGIDVILVGDSLGAVMLGYGGTAPVTMDEMIHHAKAVSRIARRALLVGDMPFMSYQADTAEAIRNAGRHIKEAGMDCVKLEGTAKQAPIARAIVDAGIAVIGHIGLTLQTAASLGGVAVQGGDSVEAARRILDDALAMEAAGCWAVLMEAVPAELGALITRRLKVPTIGIGAGPACDGQVLLTHEMLGLFPGLGLPWGNRYLDAGTLMGQAIRQYADDIHSGTFPGAANSFPIDAEILRELES